From a single Nicotiana tabacum cultivar K326 chromosome 8, ASM71507v2, whole genome shotgun sequence genomic region:
- the LOC107789850 gene encoding nuclear pore complex protein NUP155-like → MSWDNEIVMRDVTNAGLVVSDRIGRDVASQVDLEDALEASRYASHPYTAQPREWPPLVEVVDSWELPSVLIERYNASSGEGTALCGIFPEIHRAWASVDNTLFLWRFDKWDGHCPEYNGDEQAICAVALAKVKPGIFVEAIQYLLILATPVELILVGVCCSGSSDGTDPYAEVSLQPLPDYTIPSDGVTMTCISCTDRGHIFLAGRDGHIYELQYSTGSGWQKRCRKVCLTAGVGSIISRWVVPNVFKFGAIDPIVEMVIDNERHILYARTEEMKIQVFSLGANGDGPLRKVAEERNLINQRDTYGGRQPAGSRAPRSAKTTIVSISPLSSLESKWLHLVAVLSDGRRMYLSTSSSGGNNSSAGNFGGVNHQKPNCLKVVTTRPAPPLGAGSGLPFGAVSLASRSQSEDLSLKIESAYYSAGTLFLSDSSPSTVSSLLIVNRDSSFQSSSSSLGAVARSSRPLRELVSSLPIEGRMLFVADVLPLPDTAAAVQSLYLQLEFCGYDNSGESCEKTSGKLWARGDLSTQHILPRRRIVIFSTMGMMEVVFNRPVDILRRLLESNSPRSLLEDFFSRFGSGESAAMCLMLAARIIYTETLVSNVAAERAAEAYEDPRLVGVPQLEGSGAFPNTRAPAGGFSMGQVVQEAEPVFSGAHEGLCLCTSRLLLPLWELPVFITKGSTDSSVASDNVIVVCRLPGEAMQILEDKIRSLEKLIKSRRNQRKGLYGCVAGLGDLTGSILIGTGSDFGAGDRSMVRNLFGSPASNEGGASNKRQRLPYSSAELAAMEVRAMECIRQLLLRCGEALFLLQLLAQHHVTRLIQNFDANIKQALVQLTFHQLVCSEEGDRLATRLVSALMEHYTGPDGRGTVDDISGRLREGCSSYYKESDYKFYLAVESLERAAATLDTAERENLAREAFNYLSKVPESADLRTVCKRFEDLRFYEAVVLLPLQKAQALDPAGDAFNEQIDDGNRDHALAQREQCYEIIASALHSLKGEASKREFGSPIRPVAQSTLDQASRKKYICQIVQLGVQSLDRVFHHYLYRTLIDSGLEDELLEYGGPDLVPFLQNSGREPTNEVRAASAVASPISPLAHARVPVASNQAKYFELLARFYVLKRQHVLAAHVLVRLAERRSTDAGDAPTLEQRRQYLSNAVLQAKSASDTDGMSGSGRGALDNGLLDLLEGKLSVLQFQIKIKDELEAMASRLEASTGTSESGSNETSPNMSNSADPNFMRILREKAKELSMELKSITQLYNDYAVPFELWEICLEMLYFASYSGDADSSIVRETWARLIDQALTRGGIAEACAVLKRVGSQVYPGDGAVLPLDTLCLHLEKAAQERVVSGVESVGDEDIPRALLAACKGAVEPVLNTYDQLLSSGAVLPSPNLRLRLLRSVLTLLREWALSVFAQGMGTSVTGASLILVGNLSLGQTAVVNQGVRDKIRSAANRYMTEVRRLPLPQNQTEAVYRGFRELEESLLSPFPFERF, encoded by the exons ATGTCTTGGGACAACGAGATTGTGATGCGTGATGTTACTAATGCGGGACTTGTAGTTAGTGACCGCATTGGCCGTGACGTTGCTTCTCAAGTCGATCTCGAAGACGCCTTGGAAGCTTCTAGATATGCCAGTCATCCCTATACCGCTCAACCCCGTGAG TGGCCTCCTTTGGTGGAAGTCGTGGATTCTTGGGAGTTGCCTTCTGTATTGATTGAGAGATATAATGCCTCCAGTGGGGAAGGAACTGCATTATGTGGAATATTCCCTGAAATACACAGAGCTTGGGCATCAGTGGACAACACATTGTTTCTTTGGCGGTTCGATAAGTg GGATGGCCACTGTCCTGAATATAATGGAGATGAACAAGCTATATGTGCTGTTGCCCTAGCCAAAGTCAAGCCTGGAATTTTCGTGGAGGCCATCCAGTATCTTCTGATCTTGGCAACTCCTGTTGAG TTGATCCTTGTAGGTGTATGTTGTTCTGGGAGCAGCGACGGAACTGATCCATATGCTGAGGTGTCACTTCAGCCATTACCAGATTATACAATTCCATCTGATGGAGTGACCATGACATGTATCAGTTGCACAGACAGAGGTCACATTTTCCTTGCTGGTCGTGACGGCCACATTTATGAATTGCAATActcaactggttcagggtggcAGAAACGATGCCGCAAGGTCTGTCTAACTGCAGGTGTCGGAAGTATTATATCAAG GTGGGTGGTGCCAAATGTTTTCAAGTTTGGAGCCATTGACCCCATTGTTGAAATGGTCATTGACAATGAGAGACACATCTTATATGCACGCACCGAAGAGATGAAAATTCAAGTGTTTTCTCTTGGAGCAAATGGGGATGGACCCCTTAGAAAGGTAGCAGAGGAGAGAAATTTGATAAATCAGAGGGATACTTATGGTGGTAGGCAACCAGCAGGTTCAAGGGCTCCCAGATCAGCCAAAACAACCATTGTTTCCATCTCACCGTTGTCTTCCTTAGAATCAAAGTGGCTACACCTTGTTGCTGTTCTGTCAGATGGCAGAAGGATGTATCTTTCCACCTCTTCTTCTGGTGGAAACAATAGTTCTGCTGGAAATTTCGGTGGTGTTAACCATCAGAAGCCAAACTGCTTAAAAGTTGTAACGACTAGGCCGGCTCCTCCTCTAGGGGCAGGTAGTGGGCTTCCATTTGGAGCTGTATCTCTTGCTAGTAGATCACAGAGTGAAGATCTGTCATTGAAGATAGAATCAGCTTATTACTCTGCTGGGACTCTTTTCCTTTCTGATTCATCTCCATCAACTGTTTCTTCTCTTCTTATTGTAAATCGTGATTCAAGCTTTCAATCTTCTTCTAGTAGTTTGGGAGCAGTTGCAAGGAGTTCTCGCCCACTTCGTGAATTGGTGTCATCCCtgccaattgaagggaggatgcTTTTCGTGGCAGATGTCCTACCCCTACCAGATACAGCAGCGGCGGTGCAGTCACTTTATTTACAGCTGGAATTCTGTGGCTATGATAACTCAGGGGAATCCTGTGAAAAAACCTCAGGTAAACTTTGGGCTAGAGGCGATCTTTCAACCCAACATATATTACCAAGAAGGAGAATTGTCATATTCAGCACAATGGGCATGATGGAAGTAGTTTTTAACAGACCAGTCGATATACTCAGGAGGCTATTGGAATCTAATTCGCCTAGGTCATTATTAGAGGATTTCTTTAGTCGTTTTGGATCTGGAGAGTCTGCTGCCATGTGTTTAATGCTTGCCGCAAGGATAATCTATACTGAGACTTTAGTAAGTAACGTTGCAGCTGAGAGGGCAGCTGAAGCATATGAGGATCCAAGACTTGTTGGAGTACCGCAGTTAGAAGGTAGCGGTGCATTTCCAAATACTAGAGCTCCAGCTGGAGGATTTAGCATGGGCCAGGTTGTTCAGGAAGCTGAGCCTGTTTTCTCCGGTGCTCATGAAGGTCTTTGCTTATGCACATCAAGGTTACTTCTACCTTTGTGGGAGCTTCCTGTTTTTATCACAAAAGGAAGCACAGATTCCTCAGTCGCATCTGACAATGTAATAGTTGTCTGCCGACTTCCTGGTGAGGCAATGCAAATCCTTGAAGACAAGATACGTTCTTTGGAGAAGCTCATTAAATCTAGGAGGAATCAGAGAAAGGGACTTTATGGTTGTGTTGCTGGCCTAGGTGACCTGACTGGATCAATTTTGATTGGAACTGGCTCGGATTTTGGGGCTGGTGACAGAAGTATGGTAAGAAATCTATTTGGATCTCCTGCTTCCAACGAAGGTGGAGCATCAAACAAAAGGCAACGGCTTCCTTATAGTTCTGCTGAACTTGCTGCCATGGAG GTTAGAGCAATGGAGTGTATCAGGCAGTTGCTCCTTCGATGTGGCGAAGCCCTATTTTTGCTGCAACTTCTTGCACAACATCACGTGACACGCTTGATTCAGAATTTTGATGCCAATATCAAGCAGGCCTTAGTCCAGTTGACATTCCATCAACTAGTTTGTTCAGAAGAGGGAGACAGACTCGCTACGAGACTTGTATCTGCTCTCATGGAG CATTACACTGGTCCAGATGGCAGGGGAACTGTTGACGACATAAGTGGTAGACTACGAGAGGGTTGTTCAAGCTATTACAAGGAATCTGATTACAAGTTCTACTTAGCAGTTGAATCTCTTGAAAGAGCTGCTGCTACATTAGACACAGCGGAGAGAGAAAACCTCGCTAGAGAGGCATTCAATTACCTAAGCAAAGTCCCAGAGTCTGCAGATCTGCGGACTGTATGTAAACGTTTTGAAGACCTGAG ATTTTATGAAGCCGTGGTCCTATTACCTCTGCAAAAGGCACAAGCTCTTGACCCTGCTGGTGATGCTTTTAATGAGCAAATAGATGATGGAAATCGAGATCATGCACTTGCTCAACGTGAGCAGTGCTATGAGATTATTGCCAGTGCTTTGCATTCTCTAAAAGGTGAAGCTTCAAAGAGGGAATTTGGATCTCCTATCAGACCTGTCGCTCAATCTACTCTTGATCAAGCTTCTCGGAAAAAGTATATATGCCAGATTGTCCAACTTGGTGTGCAATCTTTGGACAGAGTTTTTCATCACTATCTGTATCGAACCTTAATCGATTCGGGCCTGGAAGATGAACTACTGGAATATGGCGGCCCCGATTTGGTGCCTTTTCTGCAAAATTCTGGCCGTGAACCTACAAATGAG GTTCGTGCTGCTTCTGCTGTGGCATCTCCAATTTCACCTTTGGCTCATGCTAGAGTACCTGTGGCATCCAACCAAGCAAAATATTTCGAGCTTTTGGCTCGTTTTTATGTTTTGAAGCGGCAGCATGTTCTTGCAGCCCATGTTTTGGTGAGACTGGCAGAAAGGCGCTCCACTGATGCAGGGGATGCTCCTACTTTAGAGCAAAG GCGGCAATACTTGAGTAATGCTGTTTTGCAAGCAAAGAGTGCCAGTGACACGGATGGTATGAGTGGTTCTGGCCGGGGTGCTCTTGATAATGGGCTACTGGATTTGCTCGAAGGAAAGCTTTCTGTTCTTCAGTTTCAAATAAAGATTAAAGATGAACTGGAGGCTATGGCTTCCAGGTTGGAGGCATCTACAGGCACATCTGAATCTGGCTCCAATGAAACATCACCCAATATGAGTAACTCTGCTGATCCCAACTTTATGCGCATTCTCCGAGAAAAGGCCAAGGAGTTGTCAATGGAGTTGAAGAGCATTACTCAGCTGTATAATGACTATGCTGTTCCCTTTGAACTTTGGGAG ATATGTCTGGAGATGTTGTACTTTGCTAGCTACTCTGGTGATGCTGATAGCAGCATAGTGCGAGAGACTTGGGCTAGGCTCATTGATCAAGCTCTTACAAGGGGTGGGATTGCTGAAGCTTGTGCTGTACTGAAGAGGGTTGGTTCCCAGGTGTATCCCGGAGATGGAGCTGTTTTACCATTGGATACTCTTTGTCTTCACCTTGAGAAGGCTGCACAG GAGCGAGTGGTTTCTGGTGTTGAATCTGTCGGAGATGAAGATATTCCAAGGGCCCTTTTAGCTGCTTGCAAGGGTGCAGTAGAGCCTGTATTAAATACCTATGACCAGCTGTTATCCAGTGGGGCAGTGTTGCCCTCTCCAAATCTTAGATTGCGTCTCCTGCGTTCCGTGCTGACTTTACTTCGTGAATGGGCACTTTCTGTCTTCGCACAGGGAATGGGTACAAGTGTTACTGGAGCCTCTCTGATTCTTGTTGGAAATTTATCATTAGGACAGACAGCAGTTGTTAATCAAGGTGTTCGCGATAAAATAAGAAGTGCAGCAAATCG ATATATGACAGAAGTGCGAAGATTGCCTCTTCCACAAAATCAAACTGAAGCTGTCTATCGAGGTTTTCGTGAACTTGAAGAATCACTGTTAAGTCCATTCCCTTTTGAACGGTTTTGA